TAAAACATTTCTAAACCTTACACTTGTTGGGATCTTCATAAGAGGGTCATCCCCATGAAGATCAAAAGAAAATTTGCACTCAAACCAAGCTGGTGCTAAACTCCTGCACTGTAATTATTGGAAGCCTGCAGTTACCCCAACAAAATTAATCCTCCAGTGGATTTTGTTATAAAATTGGAAAAACAAATCCAGATTTAGTTTCGCAAGGCAACGCCAAATAATCTCCAGTAATTGAAAGTGAATTCATTTCGTATTTCAGTCCCAGTGGTATCCTCTTCACTGAAATGTATTTAGGGGCTAAGAACCCTAAGCACTGCTGTTTTGACAAATTCAAGAGTGCTCACAAAATCAAACGTAATTCTGGACTGATTGCCATTTCCTCAGACAGTTATGGCAGATTTAATGAAGGGCCTttagagggagagtgaaagaaagggAATATATTTTGTTTTTGAAGTGGTAATATTTCCCCATCCTTTCCCAAAATAGCTGAATTGTTTCACGACATCAACTTCATCAACATAAGTAAAGCAGTTAATGTAAATATAAACTTCATCATAATGGGGtttaattctatataattctaactTCACTCATTTTTCAAACCTAAAGTATTCAAACTCCTATTGGGTCTTACTTTGTGAGATTACAGCTTTATATAAAGAAAACACTTTCTATGGATTACAAAATCATAGTGTTTTTAACAGTTTAATTGAATATGGCATCAAAAATATAACTCAGAAACCTTAAGGGTGAATAAATATTGCCCTCCATAGAGTAAGGTGAAATAATGTGAAATTCAAACAAGTGTTAAATAtaacaaaataacatttcactTGAGGAAACAGCTCTTGATTACACCCACATTTAAGGTGGATAATTCCACTAATTAGAGAATGCAGTTATGAAGTCACAAGGTAGTCATACTTAAAACAAGGACATTCCACAATTCAATTGATAGAAATTCCTCATATATATGGTAGATTTCAAATTATCCTTGCTACACATCTAAACAGGACCCATCCTATTGCCTCAAATGGCCAAAATGAATCCAGGTGAAGGATCACGAGAAAAATAATTCACCGATTCAGAAAGGAAAACTTACGGTGTCGTGTGTGAGGTCTTCAGATTCCAAGGACATTTTTGCTACAGCTCGAGTGGAGTCCTTCCCTGCCAATGCATTGTATGGGGCATCTTTGCCATAAAATGCTATGGATAAAAACATAGACTTTAAGTTACAATGTTATTTTTCTCTTCACCAGCAGTATAGGCAGCGAACTTAAAAGTTGCACACACTCCGTCCATATACGACACTCTCCCCATCTGGCTAACTTCCCAAGGGAGTCTGGGAGGCAGGGCTATTTTTcaaaatttatattaaaaatagcgCATTCTGGTTAGTTTTACCAGACATTTTTATtgacaatcttttttttaaaccttatcaCCACAGTAAACGGTAATCTTGACTCAGATATTTAGTCAATTATGTCAATATAGACAAAGACATCACAAACTGTAGGCATAATTACCATGAAATCAAATATGACAGTTTAATTTAATTGTAAATTCACACATGCAACTGAAAAACAGACTCAACACTTGCAACCTTTAGCTGAATCACAATTAGGTCTTTTTCAATCATTTCATTTGGTTAATTGAGGAGCTCATTGCTCATGACACGAAAAAAAGGTGAAAGCAGCTAAATCCAGACACACGAGAAAGAAATACATTATTTGGAACAAGACAGACAGGAGTAGGAATTGGGACcatcttcatagtatcatagtaggtaaagcacaggaggcctccattcagcccattgtgcctgtgccagctttttgaaagagctatccatttagtcccattcccctgctctttcccatagcccttcaagtatttatacaattcccttttgaaagttattattgaatctgcttccaccaccctttcagacagtgcattccagatcattccaacttgctgtgtaaaaaaaatgtttcctcatgtcgcctctggttcttttgccgatcaccttaaatcggtgtcctctggttaccgacccttctgcaactggaaacagttcctccttatttactctatcaaaactattcatgattttgaacacctttatcaaatcttcccttaaccttctctgttctaaggagatcaaccccagcgtctccaatctctccacataactgaagtccctcattcctggtgccattctagtaaatctcttctgcaccctctctaaggccttgacttccttcctaaagtgtggtgcccagaattgaacacaatactccagctgaggcctaaccagtgtttttataaaggtttagcataacttctttgcttttgtactctgtgcctctattaataaagcccaggatcccacatgtttttttaaacagccttttcaacttgccctgccaccttcaaagatttgtgtatgtgcatcctgcacccctttaaaatggtatcatttagtttatattgcctctcctcattctttcaacCAAAATGTATaagttcacacttctctgctttaaatgtcacctgccacgtgtctgcccatttcaccagtctgtctatgaagtgtgttactatcctccacgctgtttactacatttccgagtttcatgtcatctgcaaactttgaaattatacacgctattcccaagtccaggtcattaatatatatcaaaaatcttagtacaagttttttttttccttaaacAGGGAACAATCTGACAGAAACTGGACTCGGGCTCGTGTCTGCAACTCATGTTCCATCCTaaccttctctcttctctcttctctcttctctcttctctcttctctcttctctcttctctcttctctcttctctcttctctcttctctccacccCCGACCCTGTTTTTTGTCTTTGCACCCACCATCAGATACTGGATGGGTAATATGCAGTTAATGAGGTGTACatagactttcagaaagcctttgacaaggtaccacaacGGAGATTAGATAGTATGGAAAGAAGGCGGGGGGGAGAAATGGTGGTGTAGCATATTGGATTGAAAGGCATTCAGTAGGGAGCAAACAGaaagtaggagttaagggcagtttctcagaatGGTTGGAAATGGATAACAGTGCCCCAGAGTTTTGTTCTGAAGCACTTCAGTTTACTgcctacatcaatgatttggatatagggctagagggaaTGGTGTACAAATTTGTAGACAATACtaaaaggaagctgcaagggaatattgataagatggtagaatgggcaaaaatatggcagattgaattcaatgtcaataaatgtgaggtggtacattttggttaatGGGGTGGAAAAATATCCCAAAATCAAACTTTTAAAAACAATGACTCAAAATGAATATTTAAACTTCACGACCTGGGTACTTATGCAATTACTTAAATTATTAATGAAGTGTATGAGATAGATAATGATATTTGCTGATGAATGAGATTTGAATTAAATCCCTAGTCTTCACTATATCACAAAGTACTCGCGATGTCTTCGTAAAAGGTTTGGCGAATACACCTTGCCATTAGAACAATTCCCTCCTTTCCAATGCATTAGAAAGCATTTTTACAGTAGACAGTCACTCCATCCACCAGATTCATAGAGTATTATAGCAGTATCACAATCACTTGTAAAAGGACTCTCGACTTTCAAGACCTGAAGTCTTGCCACAAAAAGGATAAAAACATTGTAGTGGCAAAATACACTGCACCCAGTTTATGTCAGTGTGGagaataaaaatagaaagaaacGTTTTCAAATCATACAAGAGTGAGAAAATACCATCAGGCCCATCTAGCTTGCCCTATCCaatacaacaacaaaaacaaacaccgaggcagtagtttgcaaggacaggaaGGTCAAGAGTCAGTTTTTTTGAGGAAggtgtgatgatggcagttttgatagAGAGCGgaacagtatctgaggagagggaaccgtttatgtcagctagcatggaggccaggaagggaagttgggtgggcagcagtttaatgggaatagggtcgagcgtggaggaggtgggtctcacggacaagatgagctcacagAGGGCACAaggggaaataggagagaaactagagatagATGCAGATTCAGGCGTAGGGCAAGGGGGAACCTTGGGGAAAGCTTGGCTTGGTGGATAAGTGACAGAggtagctgaatggatggtctcaatcttagtaacaAAGCATTCCTTGAGCTCCTcatacttgttggaggtgagggtggaagaggGCAGGGGTTTAAGgggatggtttgtagtggagaaaagcCAGGGGGTCACCCTGGCATTCCAGTAGGGAGTAGCTTTGGCAGTGAAGAGCAAGGCACAACAGTGTTTGATGTAGCCCAGACAGatatggcgatgaatggctaaaccagttttgCACCAGATGCACTGACGTACACACGTGCACGCACACACGCAAAAGTTTACATTAATCGTACAAAGCCATACAAAAAATTTAACAAAATGTTTTAGGTCATTTTATTCAGAATGAACAGTGTTATTTATTGAACCCATAATGATGTTGCAGACAATCAGGATATTAAAAATTTGATCTACAAAAAAAACACATCTTTTAATATCACAGATTTACCATCAGGCTTCAGTTGCAGATTTAACACACAAACTTTTAACTTAAATGCAGAACCAAGAAAGAGGCAGTTGCTATGTGCAAAATAGTGTTTACCTTTTCCCAACGTGACATCAAACACAACTCCCTTCACTGCCATGTAGATGGGCTGATTTTCCTAAGAACAGCAAAATAAAGAGTTAATGGCACATTGAAAATTTACCAAATAGAATTTGGACAATTCACTCACACTTATCCTTCAAAAAAGAAAATTTCACTGGGAACAGTTCCAAAAAAAATTGGCCAAAAATGTGTTCAGTAAATTTTTGGAACTAGCTGGTAATTTAGAAGACAGTACAGCAGAGTACAAAATTCCATAAGACGGCAGATCATGACGTAGAAAAATATATTTGTGCAAATTAAATTCTTAAAATAAATTAGATCAGTAAAACAAATTGATATGCTATACAGTATTGGTTTTCTGATCCTAGAAGTCATTCCCCATTTAGAGATGTGAGGTCCGCTTGTTGCAGATAGTTGGTACTGAGGAATAATATTAAGCAgaccactgtaaaaaaaaatcttcaaggtCCTGAAATCAGACGCCCATAAGACAAGTGCAACCATGAACAGGATGACAAAATAAAATACTATAAGTCTACATGAAGACAAGCTTTTGTAGAACATTATTCAATTCTAAGATCTTGGGCAGTCCTCAGATAGGTTTtacttttattaaaataaaagtttaaagAAAAATGTTTACAATTCAATTGGCACTTTCAAATCAATCTTTCTGGATCTCATTATTCTCCACAAAGACAAAGATGTCAATTGCTGAGTAACACACTTCAGAAAAGCCATCTCCATCCTTTCCTACAAGGGCCACTTGTGATGAAAGAACATTCCACTTTGATAATTCATCAACATGAGATGCTACTGTTCAACTTATACGGTCATGAGATCACAACTGTGCCTTTCTGCATGAACAAGGAACATAATTCCCAACTACCAGCCCCACACAAAATACATGCAGAAATAGCATTGCCAATCCTGCCTCAAAATCATTCTGAGGtatattaacttttaaaaaaaactttggatCTCTTGCAACATTGCTTGTAGGGTGTGGACGATATGTACCCGGTGAGGCCACACGTGGAGCAGATGGGTCTGGGTGGCAGGGGGAAACCACACCATGACTCGAGGGTTAGTGCTAGATTAAGATAGGAGTGCACGGAACAGGGCTAGGCGAGGCTGGTAGATTTATAAAAGAAAGTCAGTTAAATAAATAAAGTTAAGGCCAGGAGCTAAGCACATAGCAGGGAACAGGCTCCTTAAATTGAGTCTGAGGTTTGTGGAGGCCTTACCATAgagttccacctccataacattgcctaccTCTGCTCtaacctcagcctatctgctgccaaaacccttatctatgcttttgtcacctgcaaactccactattccaatgctttcctggccagctcccatcctccaccttctgtaaacatcagctcatccaaatctctgctggccATGTCCTGTCCTGcatgcccatcacccctgtcctcactgaccaacattggctcccagtcgtccattgcctcagatttaaaattctcaatccaCCCCCTGAATACTGTTtctgtttctctgactctggcctcttgttcatgccctcacTTCACCTCAtgattggcagctatgccttcagccatctaggtctcATCCTCTTGGAGTTCCTCCCTATACCCGTCTTTAATAGCCACCTCTTTGATTAAGCTTTGTCACACCACCTAATATCTCCTGCTTTGGTTTGGCATCCATTTTacccttacacctctgtgaagcaccttagaatttttttttaacgttaaAAGCCATTAcacaaatgcaagctgttgttgttaccTCTATTTTATTCCTGGGAGTACACATCAATCCACATTTAAAGCAATGCTACCATCAAAAGCTCCTTTCTCAGTCTGAGTTTGAGGCGGGGCATAGTAGCTGTAAGATATAATTATTTTTTGCTACAATGTGATTGAATAGAAATTTTTGATTGTAACTTTGGAAAAAGGTTTTGCCCAAGTTAATTGGTGAATAATAAAACTAATGTAACTAACCTAATCAATTAGAAAACAGTTAACCAATAGAAGAAGAAAAACAACTAATCCAATAAGATTTACCCTGTCTGGATGCTCAGGACACAAATGGACAATATGAGCAATCTAATAATTATATAAAATTTTATCAAAAATATTGTAACGTTCACAGCAAAGTTTTATTCtgtttttgaagtttttttttaccaCTAGGGACTTTCAGAACAGAAAGCAATGCTTAGTGTTCTTAAACTGATTATGATCTATGTgcacattggcccagattttactgtgaaaataacggtgaggctaatagcgctcaccattatttatgcgcaaatcggacagtaacttccggcaaGCAGTGACGTATAGTGAAAtgtgaaaatccagaagttgccgTCCTAGATGCATCGCTCCTCCGAGAACtgcacgaaaacagcatctcgccatcTGATTCACCATTCAAacgtattgaacggcgtgaagttcctgtactgacatcgcagatatggactaaactcgccacaaaaggttgggcttgtccattccagtctaaaagcacccttttaacagtgtgataagatttttttttaatttaaatttttttttactttttctttctggtcacttttatctctctctcttaatccaatcttttcccccctctttattttgctttctgtacctgatttgacattttattcactattctaacttacacctcctggttcagactcttcgctgcattaacaattcttcaatctgattgtttaaggaggtacacagttgcttgccctgtttacaCAGATCCCTGATGCCCTGTAGACCTCCCACTGACAGTAACTTACAAAACCACAGGAAAAGTCTATGGGCCAGTGCAAGTCTAacttacagcaaaatctggtctATTATGTTTACTATCAAGTGAtaatgaacaattcattattgGGAAATATTAGGGTTAGTACAGATCATAGAAAACTACATTTCCAAATTAATGGAATGATACATCAATTCATTATGCATCTCACAAGATATTATTGAAACCACTGAAAAAAATATGCATCACAAATCGAGAAGAATTTAACTTGCAGCAGAAAATAATTTACTAACAAGTCACTTTTACAAACTTGCTCACCTCTTCGCCATTGTATTTGGCCAAATCCGAGTCAGTGAAGAGGCGGACGGCTTTCTGCGGAGAAGATGTATATTTCAGTGTAACTTCCTCCGCCAGCAACACGTTTAAAGTGGCCGTAGTAATAAAAATAAAACGGACGCACCACCTCACTCCAAGAACCGACATATTTCTCCACTTTGTCAAGTCCCCGAGTTCTTACAGACCAGGAAATACCGGCTCGGAACAACCCACCCAGAACACTGATACCGGCTGTCATTCAATACAACCAGCAAATAACCAGCCGCCTAACCAGGAAAACCAACTCACAAACAGCCTCCTTTACCACTGCTGGGCGGGGTGATTATTCACACCAATCCCTGCAGGAACACTACAGCCAGTCAATACCAGCCTGCTACATTATACAGACAGATAGTAATAACCAGCCTGCTAAACACTGAAGCCAACCGGAAAAGTGTTTTCTGAACTCAGCCAATAACCAGCCTGTTAAACAGAGAACAGGAATtgctggaaataaaaagcggTCAAGTCAAGATGTGCAGATAAAATAGGTTAATGTTTCGAGTGTTACATTTAATTAGAACTGGAAAATAAGCAGGCCCATTACAAGTCCTGCAAAAAGGGGGAGAAACAACAGAAACTCCATTCATAATGATCTGCAACCTGGTAATCGCAAACTGTAAGAGGATCTGAAAGATCATCTCTGTGAGGCAATGAAAAGAATATTATAACAATAACTTAAtataatatagtgcctttagcacAGAAAGGCATACTCTAAACACAAAAAcaataaaagagaggatgacaacggaataggaagaggttaggaaagaagtaaaaaaaaattaggaaagcaaagaggaacctcgagattaaattatcaaggaatataaaaagaaatagtaaagtattctacagacacataaataacaaaagaaacatcAGAATGGAGATAGGGCCACGAAAGGATACACaacataaactcacaggtaatgacagcgaaatggcagaaatattgaatagttactttgcttccgtatttaccagggagattaacaaggtgggcaggacattagaagagatcgaaaaagatattaaaacatttaagatataaAGGGGGGAGatcattgataaactaatcaaacttagggaggataagatccCTGGTCCAGGTAGATTgaatccacgcatattaaaagaagttagggaggagatagcagaggcactattacatatatatataaaaattcattagaaaaggaatagtgccagaggactggcggacagctaatgtgattcctatatttaaaaagggagatagaacaagtccagggaactatagaccagttagcataaCGGTGGTAAGAaacataatggaatctttactcaaagatgtaatagacatctagagaacaaaaatataataaagaatagtcagcacagatttcagaagggaaagtcatgcttggccaaccttattgaattctttgaagaagtaacagaaagagtaagcaaaggtaatgtagtagatgtaatatatttggatttttgaaaggctttcgataaggtaccacatagtaaacGCAtcgctaaggtcagagcatgtgcagtcaggggacaagtagcaggatggatagcaagctgtctacaaaacagaaaacagagagtaggggttaaaggtatctactcagactggcaaaaggtaggaagtggtgttccacagggatcgatgtTGGGaccattgttcacaatttacattaatgatttggattcgggaatcagaagtacaatttcaaaatttgaggatggcaccaaattgggggtgtggATAATGCCAAAGGAAGAAtgaatcaaaatgcaagaggacattaataaacttgaagaatgaGCGTGCAattgacaaattaatttcaatatagataagtgtgaggtggtgcactttgttaggaagaataaggaggccacatactgcttggataataagagtctaaatgggatagagaagcaaaaggatctgggggtacagaaatacaaatcactaaaagtagcgacgcaggttaataaggccataaaaaaggcaaatcaagccctagggtttaatttctagagggatagaattgaaaagcaaagaaggtaTGTTAAAcgcatatagaaccttggttagaccacatttggagtactgtgcacagttctggtctccatattatacaaaggatatagaggcaccggacagggtgcaaaaaagattcacaaagatcatagaatcatagaatcatagaagttacaacatggaaacaagcccttcggcccaacatgtccatgtcgcccagtttataccactaagctagtcccaattgcctgcacttggcccatatccctctatacccatcttacccatgtaactgtccaaatgctttttaaaagacaaaattgtacccgcctctactactgcctctggcagctcgttccagacactcaccaccctttgagtgaaaaaattgcccctctggacccttttgtatctctcccctctcaccttaaatctatgccccctcgttatagactcccctacctttgggaaaagattttgactatctaccttatctatgcccctcattattttatagacttctataagatcaccccttaacctcctactctccagggaaaaaagtcccagtctgtctaacctctccctataagtcaaaccatcaagtcccggtagcatcctagtaaatcttttctgcactctttctagtttaataatatcctttctataacagggtgaccagaactgtacacagtactccaagtgtggcctcaccaatgccctgtacaacttcaacaagacatcccaactcctgcattcaatgttctgaccaatgaaaccaagcatgccgaatgccttcttcaccaccctatctacctgtgactccactttcaaggagctatgaatctgtactcccagatctctttgttctataactctccccaacgccctaccattaacggagtaggtcctggcccgattcgatctaccaaaatgcatcacctcacatttatctaaattaaactccatctgccattcatcggcccactggcccaatttatcaagatcccgttgcaatcctagataaccttcttcactgtccacaatgccaccaatcttggtgtcatctgcaaacttactaaccatgcctcctaaattctcatccaaatcattaatataaataacaaataacagcggacccagcaccgatccctgaggcacaccgctggacacaggcatccagtttgaaaaacaaccctctacaaccaccctctgtcttctgtcgtcaagccaattttgtatccaattggctacctcaccttggatcccatgagatttaaccttatgtaacaacctatgataccggaactgagaggatctccttatcagtgaaggctgaataggctggggctcttttctctacagaagagaagactaagggttgacctgatagaggtctttaagattatgaaagggtttggtagggtaaaCATAAAGAAGATGTTGCCACTTGCAGagtagaccagaactaggggccataaatataagatagtcactaataaatccaatatggaattcaggagaaacttttttacccagagagtggaactcgctaccacaaggagtagttgaggcgactagcatagatacatttaagaggaagcttgataaacacatgagggagaaaggaatagaaggatatgctgataggattagatgaagaatggtgggaggaggctcatgtgtagcataaacatcagcatggacctgttaggccaaatggcctgtttctgtgctgtacattctatgtaattccatacaAGAAATTCTTCAAAAATTGTTATTCACTTAGTATAAAATTCATATAATAAGACAATACATGTAGTAAAGTTCTTCATTTAACAAGCTGTATCCGCAAACTGAACAGATTGATAGTTACCAAATGTGGAAGGTACCGGAAGATGTTCTACCGTGACTGTTGCTGTCAGTTTTCTTATCCCAGGTCACACACTCAACTAGGCTGCTAACTGCCTCTCTATTTAAGGCTTCAAACTACAGCTTATGTGACTGTTGACACATCTGCCAGCCACATTATTATACCAAGGAAAAGTTAAAGAACAAACAATCCCAGAAGGTAAAATTAATGAGCTAAGAAAGACCACCTAATCTAATTGAAGGAATGGATTCTCTTGCTGTTCTTTTATCAGCCAGCACATTCTTTTCACAGATGTCGGCCTTGTAGATTTGTTTTGCAACTAATCGTCCTCTTTCCAATGATCAAATGCTGTGCTTCAGGAACTAATTGAACTGAAAACTCAAACCAATCGCTAAACCATATGGTTTCTCAACTAATTAGATTTCAAGGCAATATTTACTTATATACACAAAACATTTCTTCCTGTGAGGGGAATGTCAGTTTGTCACTGCACCATTCCATGATGGCACCTAATTATCATAAAAATGACTCAATCCCCTCTATCTCTGTGAAGCTGGGAAGATGGATGAGCTGGCAAGTAGCCACACTGTCTCACATGCACTCAGGTTCCAGAGGTTCCCAAGGTCTTTGTATGTTTGTGAGAGGATTGTTAACATTAAAAAGGCTAATTAAACTGCTGGTGCTGTTAGGGTCAGCTTCAATTCAAAAGTTAcatgattattttaaattcagaATCTAATAGCCTCTATCTTTGGTAGGCCTGTATATAATACAAGGCATACTAAAATTGCACTTTAAAATCTCACACTTACATGGcgcaggggcaggaagagaagccattgccagAAATGTGCTGGCTACATTCAGCCTGGCAGAAATGGAACCacgcaagggcagtcccacagagctggaCAGTGGCGGAGGTGTGATTGAGGAGGATGACATGGTCAACCTTCTCAAACATTTCAGAGATGTTGAAGAAGGGATAACGTGCCCACTCGcagtcacatagaatgtcatttgtaTCTTTGGTCAGGGCAGTTTTAGTGCTACAAACAGGGCAGGACCCAGACTGGAGAGATAGGAACACTGCATTTTTGGACAGATAGGCATGGAGGGGGGAGTTATGTTTGAGGACCTTAAAGAGGGAAGGGAAGTTAGAAACGGGCAGGAGTTAGAGAGGACGGATGGGTCAccagtttttttggggggggggggaattgggggagatgattgcagttttgaaaggatgagggatgatgtgtGAGGAAAGGGATCCATTaataatgtcagctagcatggggcccTGAAGGGATAGTTGAATAGTCTGGAGTTGATTGGTGAGGTGGGTCTCCTGGAAGAGATTAACTTGATTAGCATAACTCAGATAATTGTTGGAGTATGTAGGCTCGTGATACATGTCTGTTGTTAGATATGGTGAGAAAATagtccaggaagggaagtttCAGACATGGACAATGTAAAGATGAGGCATGGATCAAAATTGGAAGGATAGTTAATAAAGATTAGTGTGAAAGCAAACAaaacagcaccaacacagttgtCGGTGTAATGGAGGAAGAGGCCAGGGAGGGGGCTTGAGTAAGACTGGAACAAAGAGTGTTGCAAATATCCTACAATTAGACAGGCATGGCTGGAATCCATGTGGCTTCCCATTGCAACATCTTTTATGTGGAGGAAGCGAGTGAAGTTAAAAGAGAAGTTGTTTAAGGTGAgagcaagttcagccaggtggaggctggtgatgttgaatGGGGATTGGTTGGGCCACTGTTGGGGAAAAGTGGAGGTCCTGCAGATGGATGGAGATCTAGCGAGCCTCCGTGTCTATGGTGAAAGGATGAGTGGGTCTAGAGAATCTGAAATTGTCAAAGTGACATAT
The DNA window shown above is from Heptranchias perlo isolate sHepPer1 chromosome 8, sHepPer1.hap1, whole genome shotgun sequence and carries:
- the nenf gene encoding neudesin isoform X1, producing MSVLGVRWCVRFIFITTATLNVLLAEEVTLKYTSSPQKAVRLFTDSDLAKYNGEEENQPIYMAVKGVVFDVTLGKAFYGKDAPYNALAGKDSTRAVAKMSLESEDLTHDTTGLTEDELKSLDDVFSNLYKTKYPIVGYTARRILNEDGSPNKDFKPEDQPHFSIKDEF